One Phoenix dactylifera cultivar Barhee BC4 chromosome 14, palm_55x_up_171113_PBpolish2nd_filt_p, whole genome shotgun sequence DNA window includes the following coding sequences:
- the LOC103714269 gene encoding transcription factor E2FB-like, with the protein MTGGRALGNRSAQQQAGQIFQPLKRHLPFPSVRPPFVAPDEYHRFSAADCRPIADDVADALVVKTPLKRKPDQEDNEAAESSEWTTSPGYAEAVTSPLLTPVSGKGGRTYGRSKAAKNSKSGPQTPMSNACSPSGNPLTPVGTCRYDSSLGLLTKKFINLLKHAQDGILDLNKAAETLEVQKRRIYDITNVLEGIGLIEKKLKNRIRWKGVDDLRPGELDDDVSNLQAEVENLSLQERSLDERISEMRERLRELTEDENNQKWLYVTEDDIKGVPCFQNETLIAIKAPHGTTLEVPDPDEAGEYPHRRYRIVLRSTMGPIDVYLVSQFEEKFEEMSGVETPPRIPPTSHSAFVENSTVEVVTEESRGKEMAPNVQDNQRMSSDPNASQDFVGGMMKIVPSDVDTDADYWLLSDAGVSITDMWKTAPEVQWDAMGKFNPEDFISSNVSTPQPETPPSGVINVPSNTNSTQG; encoded by the exons ATGACTGGAGGCCGAGCGTTGGGGAACCGGTCGGCGCAGCAGCAGGCGGGGCAGATCTTCCAGCCGCTGAAGCGCCACCTGCCATTCCCCTCGGTGAGGCCGCCGTTCGTCGCACCCGATGAGTACCACCGGTTCTCCGCCGCCGACTGCCGCCCGATCGCCGACGATGTCGCCGATGCCCTAGTTGTTAAGACACCC TTGAAGAGAAAGCCTGACCAAGAAGACAATGAAGCTGCTGAATCAAGTGAGTGGACAACCAGCCCTGGATATGCTGAGGCAGTTACCAGTCCTCTCCTCACACCTGTATCAGGAAAAGGAGGTAGGACCTATGGCAGGTCCAAGGCTGCGAAGAACAGTAAATCTGGACCTCAGACCCCCATGTCAAATGCTT GTTCCCCATCTGGCAATCCTCTCACTCCAGTGGGTACCTGCCGTTATGACAGCTCTCTAG GACTCCTAACAAAAAAGTTTATCAATTTACTCAAGCATGCACAGGATGGCATCCTTGATTTGAATAAAGCTGCAGAAACATTGGAG GTCCAAAAGAGAAGGATATATGACATTACAAATGTCCTTGAAGGGATTGGACTGATAGAGAAGAAACTTAAGAACAGAATCCGTTGGAA GGGAGTAGATGACTTGAGGCCAGGAGAGCTTGATGATGATGTTTCAAATTTACAG GcagaagttgaaaatctgaGCTTGCAGGAGCGCAGCCTGGATGAGCGAATAAG TGAAATGCGAGAAAGACTAAGAGAGCTTACAGAGGATGAAAATAATCAAAA GTGGCTTTATGTGACTGAAGATGACATCAAAGGCGTGCCCTGCTTTCAG AATGAAACCTTGATAGCAATTAAAGCCCCTCATGGTACCACCCTGGAAGTTCCAGATCCCGACGAG GCTGGTGAATACCCCCATAGGAGATACAGAATTGTCCTAAGAAGTACCATGGGTCCAATAGATGTTTACCTTGTTAG TCAATTTGAGGAGAAGTTTGAGGAGATGAGTGGTGTTGAGACACCCCCAAGGATCCCACCTACATCACATTCGGCATTTGTTGAGAACTCTACAGTGGAAGTGGTTACAGAAGAGAGCAGGGGGAAGGAAATGGCACCTAATGTTCAAGACAATCAAAGGATGAGTTCTGATCCAAATGCCTCACAAGATTTTGTTGGTGGGATGATGAAGATTGTTCCTTCAGATGTTGAT ACTGATGCTGACTACTGGCTTCTATCTGACGCTGGAGTTAGCATTACAGATATGTGGAAGACAGCAC CTGAGGTTCAGTGGGACGCAATGGGCAAGTTTAATCCAGAGGATTTCATTTCTAGCAACGTTAGCACTCCTCAGCCAGAAACTCCACCATCTGGTGTTATCAATGTCCCTTCCAATACAAACTCCACTCAGGGATGA
- the LOC103714270 gene encoding uncharacterized protein LOC103714270 produces the protein MAAALLLSPALLPAKSHGLLCRSRHLQSPSSPARRGRGCLRIHALQESKEEAATSSSAEEITKKYGLEFGLWKIFSSKDGGREGKGTEGEGKEKSRADQAKELLAKYGGAYLVTSITLSLISFALCYVLVSAGIDVQALLNKVGFATDETGGKVGTFALAYAAHKAASPIRFPPTVALTPIVASWIGKKRAKTDN, from the exons ATGGCTGCAGCTCTCCTGCTATCTCCCGCTCTCCTTCCCGCGAAAAGCCACGGGCTTCTCTGCCGTTCCCGCCATCTCCAgtccccctcctcccccgcACGACGCGGTCGCGGTTGTCTGAGGATCCACGCGCTCCAAGAAAGCAAAGAGGAGGCGGCGACATCCTCGTCGGCCGAAGAGATCACCAAGAAGTACGGGCTCGAGTTTGGCCTCTGGAAG ATATTTAGTTCCAAGGAtggaggaagggaagggaaaggaaCGGAGGGAGAGGGGAAGGAGAAATCGAGAGCGGATCAGGCAAAGGAGCTGTTGGCCAAGTATGGAGGGGCTTATCTGGTCACCTCCATCACCTTATCTTTGATTTCTTTCGCCCTTTGCTACGTCCTCGTTAGCGCTGGAATTGATGTCCAGGCTTTGCTCAACAAG GTGGGCTTTGCAACGGATGAGACCGGTGGGAAGGTGGGAACGTTCGCATTGGCTTACGCCGCGCACAAGGCCGCGTCGCCGATCAGGTTTCCTCCGACCGTCGCACTCACCCCAATTGTAGCCAGTTGGATTGGGAAGAAGAGAGCCAAGACTGATAACTGA